A window of Pyrobaculum aerophilum str. IM2 contains these coding sequences:
- a CDS encoding TusE/DsrC/DsvC family sulfur relay protein, giving the protein MPVKCPGEYQVDGKKVILDEDCFMQNPEDWDEKVAEWLARELEGIQKMTEEHWKLVKYLREYWETFGSCPPIKMVTKETGFSLEKIYQLFPSGPAHGACKVAGAPKPTGCV; this is encoded by the coding sequence ATGCCAGTGAAATGTCCCGGCGAGTACCAAGTTGATGGCAAAAAAGTTATACTAGACGAGGACTGTTTTATGCAAAACCCAGAGGACTGGGACGAAAAAGTGGCTGAGTGGTTGGCCAGAGAGCTAGAGGGCATACAAAAAATGACCGAGGAGCATTGGAAGTTGGTAAAATACTTAAGGGAGTATTGGGAGACCTTCGGCTCCTGCCCGCCAATTAAAATGGTCACTAAAGAGACGGGCTTCTCCTTGGAGAAAATCTACCAGCTATTCCCCTCGGGGCCTGCGCACGGAGCTTGTAAAGTGGCAGGCGCGCCGAAGCCCACAGGCTGCGTCTAA
- a CDS encoding DsrE family protein gives MADKVAFLATMPPADTPMISTMLGYALAAASMGFEVLIFWTLDGAHVVKKKVFEKLDKQIQERFKQCLEMGCKMWLCSSAAATFNIKEDEVVEGVKIMGIASFYEFASEAKITLTW, from the coding sequence ATGGCCGATAAAGTGGCGTTTCTGGCAACAATGCCGCCGGCAGATACGCCGATGATTTCCACTATGCTGGGTTACGCCCTCGCCGCGGCGTCAATGGGGTTTGAGGTGTTGATCTTCTGGACGTTAGACGGAGCTCACGTAGTTAAGAAGAAAGTGTTTGAAAAACTGGACAAGCAGATTCAAGAGAGGTTTAAACAGTGTTTAGAAATGGGCTGTAAAATGTGGCTGTGTTCCTCCGCAGCTGCCACTTTTAACATAAAAGAGGATGAAGTGGTTGAGGGGGTGAAAATAATGGGCATTGCCAGCTTTTATGAATTCGCCAGCGAGGCAAAAATAACGCTCACTTGGTAG
- a CDS encoding metallophosphoesterase yields MLVGVISDTHDDYKAIYKFGEIARRVGVSAVIHAGDWTSPFSMLKMRRALGREIPVYTVFGNNDGDRYNFAKRAADSQVDILGEAGVVELDGVKIGVYHGTSEILVEAMAKSGLFDVVIYGHTHKIDIRRVDGVLVVNPGEACGCASERKTAALLNVEKMDVEIIDL; encoded by the coding sequence ATGCTCGTCGGGGTGATCTCAGACACTCACGACGACTACAAGGCCATTTATAAATTTGGGGAAATTGCCAGGAGGGTGGGCGTGTCGGCTGTTATACACGCCGGCGATTGGACCTCGCCGTTTTCAATGTTAAAAATGAGGAGGGCGCTGGGCCGGGAGATACCCGTTTACACCGTGTTCGGCAATAATGACGGCGATAGATACAATTTCGCCAAAAGAGCCGCAGATTCCCAAGTGGATATACTGGGCGAGGCTGGGGTGGTAGAGCTCGACGGCGTGAAAATAGGGGTTTACCACGGCACTTCTGAAATACTAGTAGAGGCAATGGCCAAGTCGGGGCTTTTTGACGTCGTTATCTACGGCCACACCCATAAAATAGATATAAGGCGCGTAGACGGGGTGTTAGTTGTAAACCCTGGGGAGGCGTGCGGCTGTGCCAGCGAGAGGAAGACGGCGGCTTTGTTAAATGTGGAAAAAATGGATGTGGAAATTATAGATCTTTAA
- the dsrB gene encoding dissimilatory-type sulfite reductase subunit beta → MTADPVAQRLQKRLPVPYTEWLPELIRRNVGKWVDRKFHGYGIIEPISSTGDRVFTVKVGTPPNFRMSTETLRKFIDIADKLGIGGIKITRNGNLEILTDSLDKALKIKEEVEKMGFPVGGWGRSMWGINSCTAFLTCTTAVVDSPSITKALGDALAPYFKEESLPAKLRIFVSGCPAMCAGGTAIDIAIVGQWGAPPKIREEVIGMCLPPPRALAKVTESQIFLVQVCPTGAHTLRREGDKVKLVLLGEKCINCARCKENCDAFDYDPENVGVAILVGGKMSNTGGGARLARVLIPWLPAKPPRYEEIIAVVKHVIEVWRQHAKPGERLADFIDRVGWSKFLELVGLKEVHDYYQRVPEFARTFLTFRGRGDVYKRLRDAL, encoded by the coding sequence ATGACCGCCGACCCCGTCGCGCAGAGGCTTCAGAAGAGGTTGCCAGTTCCTTACACTGAGTGGTTGCCCGAGTTAATAAGGCGCAATGTGGGCAAGTGGGTGGACAGGAAGTTCCACGGCTACGGCATTATTGAACCCATATCCTCAACTGGGGATAGGGTGTTCACCGTAAAGGTGGGCACTCCGCCGAATTTCAGAATGAGCACGGAGACTTTGAGAAAATTTATAGATATTGCAGATAAGCTGGGCATCGGCGGTATAAAAATCACCCGCAACGGCAATTTGGAAATTCTCACCGACTCTCTAGACAAGGCGTTGAAGATAAAAGAAGAGGTGGAGAAAATGGGCTTCCCAGTGGGAGGGTGGGGTAGATCAATGTGGGGAATAAATTCGTGTACTGCATTTCTCACGTGTACTACAGCAGTAGTTGATTCGCCCAGTATTACAAAAGCTTTGGGCGACGCCTTAGCCCCCTATTTCAAAGAAGAGAGCCTCCCCGCCAAGCTACGCATATTTGTATCCGGTTGTCCTGCTATGTGCGCAGGCGGGACCGCCATTGACATAGCTATTGTGGGCCAGTGGGGCGCCCCGCCGAAAATAAGAGAGGAGGTTATCGGCATGTGTCTGCCGCCTCCAAGAGCATTAGCTAAGGTAACTGAAAGCCAAATATTCCTAGTGCAAGTCTGCCCCACCGGCGCACACACTTTGAGGAGAGAGGGCGATAAGGTCAAGCTAGTGCTCCTCGGCGAGAAGTGTATAAACTGCGCCCGTTGTAAAGAGAACTGCGACGCCTTTGATTATGACCCAGAAAACGTCGGAGTCGCCATACTCGTCGGCGGGAAGATGTCAAATACAGGTGGAGGCGCCAGGTTGGCCAGAGTGTTAATTCCCTGGCTTCCCGCCAAGCCGCCTAGGTATGAGGAAATTATCGCCGTAGTGAAACACGTTATAGAGGTGTGGCGTCAGCACGCCAAGCCCGGCGAGAGGCTGGCGGACTTTATTGACAGAGTTGGGTGGTCTAAATTCCTCGAGCTAGTGGGGCTGAAGGAAGTACACGACTACTATCAGAGAGTTCCCGAGTTCGCCAGGACGTTCTTGACATTCCGCGGCAGAGGTGATGTGTATAAGAGGCTGAGAGACGCCTTGTGA